The segment ACGTAGATAATTTTAGAATTGATTTGCTGAGTATTCGTAAGTTGGATTTCCTGTTCATTTTTTCTTAAATCAAATAAGCTTTTAATACCGATAATCAAGGGGATAACTCCCAAAAGTCTAATCCAGTTTTCAGGAATAAGCAATCCTCCGAAAAACCCCATCAGACTAGCTACAACAAGTGCTGTAAATCCTAAGTACTTACCAAGAATTATTGAATAAATTGGACCTAATCGCCCCTTTTGGGAAAAGAATAACATCAGAATAATCAGGTCATCCAAGTTGGTAGCAACAAAGACAATTATTGCTGTTAAAACAATCGAAGTCATTTTAAAAATACCTTTTAAAAAGTAGATAAATTCCTATCGTCCAAGTTGTCGCTAATAACCAACCCCCCAAGATATCACTGGGATAATGAAATCCTAAGTAGAGTCGAGTCCATCCAATTAACAATATATATAAACTTCCTAGAATTCCCCAGAGTAAACTCCATCGACTCTTTTTAATCATAATTAATAGCGCAACCACTAAAGTCATACTTCCCATCGCGTGACCACT is part of the Gloeocapsa sp. PCC 73106 genome and harbors:
- a CDS encoding cadmium resistance transporter, which gives rise to MTSIVLTAIIVFVATNLDDLIILMLFFSQKGRLGPIYSIILGKYLGFTALVVASLMGFFGGLLIPENWIRLLGVIPLIIGIKSLFDLRKNEQEIQLTNTQQINSKIIYVAGITIANGGDNIGVYLSLFSQVNLPTLIITLVTFYLLVGVWCWLAYRLVSNKIIAKVFVKYGKQFTPFLLMFLGIYILLKP